Proteins encoded together in one Porites lutea chromosome 2, jaPorLute2.1, whole genome shotgun sequence window:
- the LOC140927855 gene encoding tetratricopeptide repeat protein 28-like, translated as MPVTTYFQSLLETAHKTIGVRADVDCEDRSLRNRSDKKLAGERSSKPRSHSSYFETESLQTFYNVVIDPIRDLLHSDEVVIVPQGPLWLAPYAAFMDLESKYLCESFRIRLLPSLSSLRLIQNCPADWHSKNGALLVGDPWVQEVVYEEMRLEQLEWAKKEVQMIGEILQTVPLVGKQATKDEVLRRISSVALVHIAAHGKMETGEIALAPNANRQSLILGKEDYLLTMKDVLKAQIKARLVVLSCCHSARGEVKSEGVVGIARAFLGAGARSVLVSL; from the coding sequence ATGCCTGTCACAACCTATTTTCAGTCTCTATTGGAGACTGCACATAAAACAATAGGTGTGAGAGCTGATGTTGACTGTGAAGATCGCTCACTAAGGAACCGAAGCGATAAAAAGTTAGCAGGAGAAAGATCGAGTAAGCCAAGGTCTCATTCCTCATATTTTGAGACAGAGTCattacaaacattttacaaTGTTGTTATAGACCCTATAAGAGACTTACTCCATAGCGATGAGGTTGTGATTGTTCCACAAGGACCTCTGTGGTTGGCGCCTTATGCTGCTTTCATGGATTTGGAATCAAAGTACCTATGCGAAAGTTTTAGAATTCGTCTGCTTCCCTCACTTTCTAGTCTGCGATTAATCCAAAACTGTCCAGCAGATTGGCACAGCAAGAATGGTGCTCTTCTCGTCGGCGATCCGTGGGTACAGGAGGTAGTTTATGAGGAAATGAGGCTAGAGCAGTTAGAGTGGGCCAAGAAGGAAGTGCAAATGATCGGGGAAATACTTCAAACTGTACCTCTCGTTGGAAAGCAGGCAACAAAAGATGAAGTTTTGAGACGTATCTCCTCGGTTGCTTTGGTGCACATTGCTGCTCACGGTAAAATGGAAACAGGAGAAATTGCCTTGGCCCCAAACGCAAATAGGCAGTCCCTGATTTTAGGCAAGGAGGACTATCTCTTAACtatgaaagatgttttaaagGCGCAGATTAAGGCAAGACTTGTTGTACTTAGTTGTTGTCATAGCGCAAGGGGAGAAGTCAAATCAGAGGGTGTAGTCGGCATCGCACGGGCATTTTTGGGtgctggtgctcgttctgtTCTGGTGTCCCTGTGA